A genomic region of Rhodospirillales bacterium contains the following coding sequences:
- a CDS encoding glycosyltransferase: MTRPLVSIVMPAYNAAQTIEQSVASVRAQDYEDWQLVIVDDGSTDDTVETVKKLADQDHRIHYIHQSNRGVSRARNTGIEQAEGEWIVFLDSDDTIHPRYLTKMLGTARRENADIVVCGYARTTDDGHIVFAEKHGIQSKDGCAELAARAYFPIHAALVKRSHILKAGGFDPALTTCEDWDLWLKIAGSGVTFAAVDKTLAYYRNTPRSLSKNAGQMFDDANEILRRQNGESYGPAIARYKPDSLDIARRQTWLLLWNAAIAAAQGESTESLYGKAAALAVPTPGEHWHIDALVEGLSIGGHVDTEHLTAIWPTAEPAMTALLKMIEDKTGDRGLANRIMLDLCRAFFDKGRLRTALYTNTTAFLRFSDLLHINRLPPDIDCLYVQGFIGKTFIRLPGIPVLAPPTVFSLMPVIAFELAQQIEPVSFKRRVFRKILKALTKTGRIGKPASYSLLQAVYLSRTTAPVISPDRDDQPEAAPEKTADNVWEQLFTTEDPWDYTNPYEQTKYRQTLDLLPSDKIESALELACAEGHFTVALCDRVEHLLATDISETALKRAAQRCEGKTNSQFAVLDFMNQPIDGHYDLIVCSEVLYYTDNRKQLDGIVVNIAQALKPGGYLLTAHARLLADDPSRTGFDWDHEYGADRIVDALQAHQDLRPVSTLSTELYRIDLFRKSKDGTDHVKHTTAPFGIPLPANVAASVVWGGALKTRMDAFRTETTHTIPVLMYHRIATGGPEALAPYRVSPVQFEQQLRYLRRHGFYALSPDALHPEWPDQTLQGRPVIISFDDACLDFATTAWPILQRNGFTAHMFVPTGHAGGHALWDDSYGSPAPLMGWNHMRTLAEQGVTFGSHLVTHRQATRLGSKELLEEARQSKAVLEQELEQPVTTIAPPYGAFGFREQRLFQIAGYSTIYSAGPYGLARAGRTVIPRLLVDGRHDLNTFVSGLGMDLPAPDNYDLDTTPFETVF, from the coding sequence ATGACCCGCCCCCTAGTTTCTATCGTAATGCCGGCCTATAACGCAGCGCAGACCATCGAGCAAAGCGTTGCCTCGGTTCGGGCACAGGATTACGAAGACTGGCAGCTTGTCATCGTTGACGACGGATCGACGGACGACACGGTTGAAACAGTGAAAAAGCTGGCCGATCAAGACCACCGGATTCACTATATACATCAGAGTAACCGCGGCGTTTCACGGGCCCGGAACACTGGCATAGAACAAGCCGAAGGAGAATGGATCGTCTTTCTCGACAGCGACGACACCATTCATCCGCGCTATTTGACCAAAATGCTGGGAACCGCCAGGAGAGAGAACGCCGATATCGTCGTATGCGGTTATGCCCGGACAACGGATGATGGTCACATCGTGTTTGCGGAAAAACACGGTATTCAATCTAAAGACGGCTGCGCCGAATTGGCGGCGCGCGCCTATTTTCCAATCCACGCCGCGCTGGTCAAACGATCGCATATATTGAAAGCGGGCGGCTTTGATCCGGCGTTAACGACCTGTGAGGACTGGGATTTATGGCTGAAGATAGCCGGAAGCGGCGTAACGTTTGCCGCGGTCGACAAAACTCTGGCCTATTACCGCAACACACCGCGTTCCCTGTCCAAAAATGCCGGGCAAATGTTTGACGATGCCAACGAGATATTGCGGCGGCAAAACGGGGAAAGTTATGGGCCTGCTATTGCCCGTTACAAGCCCGATTCCCTCGACATCGCCCGGCGGCAGACATGGCTATTGCTGTGGAACGCCGCGATTGCCGCGGCGCAAGGGGAAAGCACTGAATCCTTATACGGCAAGGCTGCGGCGCTGGCCGTTCCCACGCCGGGTGAACACTGGCACATTGATGCCCTTGTGGAAGGGCTAAGCATTGGCGGCCACGTCGACACAGAGCATTTAACGGCCATCTGGCCAACGGCAGAGCCAGCCATGACAGCCCTGCTCAAGATGATCGAAGATAAAACCGGAGACCGCGGGCTGGCAAACCGGATCATGCTCGACCTCTGCCGTGCATTTTTTGACAAGGGGCGTTTGCGAACGGCCTTGTACACCAACACCACCGCGTTTTTAAGGTTTTCCGATCTGTTGCATATAAACCGCCTGCCGCCGGATATTGATTGTCTTTATGTTCAGGGCTTCATCGGCAAAACATTTATCCGTCTGCCGGGAATTCCGGTTCTGGCACCGCCGACCGTCTTTTCTCTTATGCCTGTGATCGCTTTTGAACTGGCACAGCAGATTGAACCCGTGTCGTTCAAGCGGCGGGTTTTCAGAAAAATTTTAAAGGCTCTGACCAAAACCGGGCGCATTGGCAAACCTGCATCATACAGCCTTCTTCAGGCCGTCTATCTTTCCCGGACCACGGCGCCCGTTATCTCTCCGGACCGGGACGATCAACCAGAAGCCGCGCCGGAGAAAACCGCGGACAATGTCTGGGAACAACTGTTCACCACGGAGGATCCCTGGGATTACACCAATCCCTATGAACAAACAAAATACCGGCAAACGCTTGATCTTCTGCCCTCTGATAAAATTGAATCGGCGTTGGAGCTGGCGTGTGCCGAGGGTCATTTCACCGTTGCCTTGTGTGACCGGGTCGAACATCTTCTGGCTACGGATATATCGGAAACGGCGCTTAAACGAGCTGCGCAGCGCTGTGAGGGGAAAACAAACTCGCAATTTGCCGTCCTTGATTTTATGAACCAGCCGATAGACGGGCACTATGACCTGATCGTCTGTTCGGAAGTCCTCTATTACACGGACAACCGCAAGCAGCTTGACGGCATTGTCGTCAATATCGCTCAAGCCCTGAAGCCCGGAGGATACCTTCTGACCGCTCATGCCCGGCTGCTGGCCGATGATCCGTCCCGGACCGGTTTTGACTGGGATCATGAGTACGGGGCCGACCGTATTGTCGACGCTTTACAGGCCCATCAAGACCTGCGCCCGGTTTCAACATTATCGACGGAACTTTACCGGATTGATCTTTTCAGGAAATCAAAGGACGGAACGGATCATGTAAAGCACACAACCGCCCCTTTCGGCATCCCCCTGCCCGCCAACGTGGCGGCCAGCGTTGTTTGGGGTGGCGCCCTAAAAACCCGAATGGACGCCTTTCGTACCGAAACAACACACACCATTCCCGTTTTGATGTATCATCGCATTGCGACCGGCGGTCCTGAGGCGCTGGCCCCTTACCGCGTTTCGCCGGTGCAGTTTGAACAGCAGCTCCGCTATTTACGGCGTCACGGGTTTTATGCACTTTCCCCAGACGCCCTTCATCCCGAATGGCCCGATCAGACATTACAAGGCCGCCCGGTTATTATCAGCTTTGATGATGCCTGCCTTGACTTTGCCACAACGGCGTGGCCGATCCTGCAGCGTAACGGCTTTACCGCGCACATGTTCGTCCCGACCGGCCATGCCGGAGGGCACGCCCTGTGGGATGACTCTTACGGTTCTCCGGCGCCACTGATGGGGTGGAATCACATGCGCACCCTCGCCGAACAAGGTGTCACCTTCGGCAGCCATCTGGTCACCCACCGTCAGGCGACAAGACTGGGGTCGAAAGAGCTTCTGGAAGAAGCACGCCAGTCGAAAGCCGTTTTGGAACAAGAGCTGGAGCAGCCCGTCACGACTATCGCGCCGCCGTACGGCGCTTTTGGTTTTCGCGAACAACGCCTGTTCCAGATTGCCGGATACAGCACGATATACAGCGCCGGCCCCTATGGCCTTGCCCGGGCAGGCCGAACCGTTATCCCGCGTTTGCTGGTCGATGGCCGCCATGATTTAAACACCTTCGTCAGCGGTTTGGGCATGGATTTACCGGCGCCGGACAATTATGATCTGGATACAACCCCTTTTGAGACTGTTTTTTAA